Proteins encoded together in one Chitinophaga sp. LS1 window:
- a CDS encoding cupin domain-containing protein, protein MHKHKNIPDAREMNKGEIHFIVEIIEYMPNSVLNKIIIKKNTGNITVSAFAAGEELVEKTLPFDNYIQIIDGAAAITIDNKLYKLTQGQGIIIPAHSTHCFNADEQFKMISTIIKSGYED, encoded by the coding sequence ATGCATAAACACAAAAATATTCCTGATGCCAGAGAAATGAATAAAGGGGAAATTCATTTCATTGTAGAAATCATTGAGTATATGCCCAACTCGGTTCTAAACAAAATTATTATAAAGAAGAATACTGGCAATATAACAGTCTCTGCCTTTGCAGCAGGAGAAGAACTGGTAGAAAAAACGCTTCCTTTTGATAACTATATTCAAATAATAGACGGTGCTGCTGCAATTACCATTGATAATAAACTATACAAATTAACCCAGGGACAGGGAATTATTATCCCCGCGCACTCCACACATTGCTTTAATGCTGATGAACAGTTTAAAATGATTTCGACAATTATTAAAAGCGGTTATGAAGACTAA
- a CDS encoding SHOCT domain-containing protein: MFYDGYHFWGMHLVWWLVWMIFIFWIFAIPYNIPGQRMKREAPLDILKRRFALGQINNDEYQEKKKILENDSSKLS; the protein is encoded by the coding sequence ATGTTTTACGACGGTTATCATTTTTGGGGAATGCACCTGGTATGGTGGTTGGTGTGGATGATTTTTATCTTCTGGATATTCGCTATTCCTTACAATATTCCCGGACAGCGAATGAAGAGAGAGGCGCCACTCGATATTTTAAAAAGGCGGTTTGCACTTGGTCAAATTAATAATGATGAATATCAGGAAAAGAAGAAAATACTGGAAAATGATTCTTCAAAGTTGTCCTGA
- the purL gene encoding phosphoribosylformylglycinamidine synthase has product MIHFFSNSFNTIFAVQKAQELTPSDISKLCWLFGNAQLHQEKVLKDYYVGPRAAMVTPWSTNAVEITQNMEIHGIARIETYSKVNPDFNDFDPMLSQKYAELNQDIFSISIVPEPIIEIEDIADYNRKEGLSLSEEEVDYLNNLSLKMGRKLTDSEVFGFSQVNSEHCRHKIFNGKFVIDGQEQPLSLFKLIRKTSETNPNSIVSAYKDNVAFVKGPMVQQFAPKRPDVPDFYEVKEFESVISLKAETHNFPTTVEPFNGAATGAGGEIRDRLAGGQGSIPLAGTAVYMTALSRLTSGRDWENQVAERKWLYQTPVDILIKASNGASDFGNKFGQPLITGSLLTFEHEENGITLGYDKVIMQAGGIGYAKASQATKLKPSVDDKVVILGGDNYRIGMGGAAVSSADTGAFDSAIELNAVQRSNPEMQKRVANVVRGLVESDHNTIISIHDHGAGGHLNCLSELVEETGGLINLDKLPVGDPTLSAREIIGNESQERMGIVIGQENIETMQRIAARERSPMYVVGAVTGDHRFTFKSATTGATPLDLNLADMFGSSPKIYMRDKTITRSYQPLTYDVKKLQQYLEQVLQLEAVASKDWLVNKVDRCVSGRVAKQQCAGPLQLPLNNCGVMALDFQGQHGIATSIGHAPLSALINPAAGSRNAIAEALSNIVWAPLKDGITSVSLSANWMWPCKNEGEDARLYEAVKACSDFAIALGINIPTGKDSLSMKQKYPDKEVIAPGTVIISATGHCDDIKAVVEPVLTKSGGSIYYINLSGDNYKLGGSSFAQIVNKIGDQTPDVVNAATFKQAFDTLQQLIKAGSIQAGHDIGSGGLIVTLLELCFADRDLGANIDLSGLGEEDIIKLLFAENNGVVFQADASVETLLEEAGIACHKIGEVTTTAALTVKHVTGDWQFDINHLRDVWSTTSYLLDQKQCGTVKAKERFENYKNQPLKFTFPAGFSGKKPVIDSTKPRIKAAVLREKGSNSEREMANAMYMAGFDVKDVHMTDLISGRETLEDIQFLGAVGGFSNSDVLGSAKGWAGAFLYNPKAKEAIEKFFNRKDTLSLGICNGCQLFVELGLINLDHGEKPRMLHNDSHKHESIFTSVTIQENKSVLLSNLAGSTLGVWVSHGEGKFDFPYEEDKYNIVGKYGYEGYPANPNGSGFNAAMLCDVTGRHLVMMPHIERSIFQWNWAHYPDGRKDEVSPWLTAFINAREWLEK; this is encoded by the coding sequence ATGATCCATTTTTTTTCAAATAGTTTTAATACAATTTTTGCGGTTCAGAAAGCGCAGGAGCTAACACCCTCGGATATTTCAAAGCTGTGTTGGCTGTTCGGAAATGCACAATTACACCAGGAAAAAGTACTGAAAGATTATTATGTGGGGCCCCGTGCGGCTATGGTTACACCCTGGAGTACAAATGCGGTGGAAATCACCCAGAATATGGAAATTCATGGGATTGCACGTATTGAAACTTACAGTAAGGTAAATCCTGACTTTAACGATTTTGACCCTATGCTGTCTCAAAAATATGCTGAATTGAATCAGGATATCTTCTCCATCAGCATTGTACCCGAACCAATTATCGAAATTGAGGATATTGCCGACTATAACCGAAAGGAAGGCTTATCATTAAGTGAGGAAGAAGTTGATTATTTAAATAATCTGTCCCTGAAAATGGGGCGTAAACTGACGGATTCAGAAGTATTTGGTTTTTCACAGGTAAATTCTGAGCACTGCCGGCATAAAATATTTAATGGAAAATTTGTGATTGATGGGCAGGAACAACCATTATCCCTGTTTAAACTTATTCGTAAAACATCCGAAACCAATCCAAACAGTATCGTATCTGCATATAAGGACAATGTGGCTTTTGTAAAAGGCCCTATGGTGCAGCAATTTGCACCAAAACGTCCGGATGTGCCTGATTTCTATGAAGTTAAAGAATTCGAATCGGTTATTTCATTAAAAGCCGAAACACATAACTTCCCAACTACCGTAGAACCTTTTAATGGGGCGGCCACAGGTGCTGGCGGTGAGATCAGAGACAGGCTGGCAGGTGGTCAGGGGTCTATTCCGTTGGCAGGAACGGCAGTGTACATGACGGCGCTTTCCCGTCTTACTTCAGGCAGAGATTGGGAAAATCAGGTAGCGGAACGTAAATGGCTGTACCAGACCCCTGTTGATATCCTGATCAAGGCGTCAAACGGGGCATCTGATTTTGGAAATAAGTTCGGACAGCCCCTAATCACTGGTTCTCTGCTCACCTTTGAACACGAAGAGAATGGGATTACCCTTGGCTACGATAAAGTTATAATGCAGGCAGGTGGTATTGGCTATGCCAAGGCCAGTCAGGCTACTAAACTGAAGCCATCCGTCGATGACAAGGTGGTGATCCTGGGTGGTGACAATTACCGTATTGGTATGGGCGGTGCTGCCGTCTCATCGGCAGATACCGGTGCATTTGATTCAGCAATAGAGTTAAATGCCGTACAGCGTTCTAACCCGGAAATGCAGAAGCGTGTAGCGAATGTAGTGCGTGGCCTGGTAGAAAGTGATCATAATACAATTATATCTATACACGACCATGGTGCGGGAGGACACCTGAACTGTCTGTCAGAACTGGTGGAAGAAACTGGTGGTTTGATCAACCTCGATAAACTGCCTGTGGGTGATCCGACCCTCTCTGCCAGGGAAATTATTGGCAACGAATCACAGGAGCGTATGGGTATCGTGATCGGCCAGGAGAATATTGAAACCATGCAGCGTATCGCGGCACGTGAACGTTCTCCTATGTATGTAGTAGGAGCTGTCACCGGCGACCATCGTTTTACATTTAAGTCTGCCACTACAGGAGCCACGCCATTAGACCTGAACCTGGCTGACATGTTTGGCAGTTCTCCGAAAATATACATGCGGGATAAAACCATTACCCGCAGCTACCAGCCGCTAACCTACGATGTAAAAAAATTACAGCAATACCTGGAACAGGTCCTGCAACTGGAAGCAGTAGCCAGTAAAGACTGGTTAGTGAATAAAGTGGACCGTTGTGTAAGTGGCCGTGTGGCTAAACAGCAATGTGCCGGCCCGCTACAGTTACCATTGAACAACTGTGGGGTAATGGCCCTGGATTTTCAGGGACAGCACGGTATTGCTACTTCAATTGGGCATGCCCCGCTGTCAGCACTGATCAATCCCGCTGCAGGCAGTCGTAATGCAATTGCAGAAGCGTTGTCCAACATCGTTTGGGCACCTTTGAAGGATGGCATTACCAGTGTATCATTATCGGCCAACTGGATGTGGCCATGTAAGAACGAAGGTGAAGATGCAAGATTATACGAGGCGGTAAAAGCTTGTTCCGACTTCGCTATCGCATTAGGCATCAACATCCCTACAGGGAAGGATTCATTATCCATGAAGCAGAAATACCCTGATAAGGAAGTGATTGCACCTGGAACTGTGATTATATCAGCTACCGGCCATTGCGATGATATTAAGGCTGTCGTTGAGCCTGTATTAACCAAAAGTGGTGGCAGTATCTATTACATCAATCTTTCAGGAGATAACTATAAATTAGGTGGGTCCTCTTTTGCGCAGATCGTAAACAAGATTGGAGACCAGACACCTGATGTGGTGAATGCCGCTACTTTTAAGCAGGCATTTGACACCCTGCAACAGCTGATCAAAGCTGGAAGTATACAGGCAGGTCATGACATTGGCAGTGGCGGCCTGATTGTGACGCTGCTGGAGCTTTGCTTTGCAGACCGTGACCTGGGTGCCAATATTGATTTGAGCGGATTGGGCGAGGAGGATATCATTAAGCTCTTATTTGCTGAGAATAATGGAGTGGTTTTCCAGGCAGATGCTTCGGTAGAAACATTACTGGAAGAAGCTGGTATTGCTTGTCATAAGATAGGGGAAGTGACTACAACAGCTGCATTAACGGTGAAGCATGTAACGGGCGACTGGCAATTTGACATCAATCACCTGCGGGATGTATGGTCTACGACTTCGTACCTGTTGGACCAAAAGCAATGTGGTACGGTAAAAGCAAAAGAGCGTTTTGAAAATTATAAGAACCAACCGCTGAAATTTACATTCCCAGCTGGATTTAGTGGAAAGAAACCTGTCATTGACAGTACAAAACCTCGTATCAAGGCAGCAGTATTGCGTGAAAAGGGGAGTAACTCTGAGCGGGAGATGGCGAATGCGATGTACATGGCAGGGTTTGATGTAAAGGATGTGCATATGACCGACCTTATATCAGGGCGTGAAACGCTGGAAGATATTCAGTTTTTAGGAGCTGTAGGTGGTTTCTCCAATTCTGATGTGTTGGGTTCTGCTAAAGGTTGGGCGGGAGCATTCCTCTATAACCCGAAGGCAAAGGAGGCAATCGAAAAATTCTTTAATCGTAAAGATACCCTTTCATTGGGGATCTGTAACGGTTGTCAGTTGTTTGTAGAACTGGGTTTAATCAACCTGGATCATGGAGAAAAACCACGTATGTTGCATAATGACAGCCATAAACATGAGAGCATCTTTACATCGGTGACTATCCAGGAGAATAAATCGGTATTGTTGTCAAATCTTGCGGGTAGTACTTTAGGCGTGTGGGTTTCACATGGAGAGGGGAAATTTGATTTCCCATATGAAGAAGATAAATACAACATCGTCGGTAAATATGGTTATGAAGGTTATCCGGCTAATCCAAATGGATCTGGTTTTAACGCGGCTATGCTGTGTGATGTAACTGGCAGGCACCTGGTAATGATGCCGCATATAGAACGTTCAATATTTCAGTGGAACTGGGCACATTATCCTGATGGACGTAAGGATGAAGTATCACCTTGGTTGACAGCATTTATAAATGCAAGGGAATGGCTGGAGAAGTAA
- a CDS encoding ribonuclease H, producing MINTAAIYTDGSCHPQSGQGAWVAIILTDGGKVVLSGSVQDTTHNRMELSAVIEGIKYAQNNFKDIQHLHIYADSQYVTGLMERQYKLSHANFITSKGTIIRNADMVQELYRLGAQIQLIFTKVKAHQKQGMNINYNIDADKLVRKIMREELRKRTF from the coding sequence ATGATCAATACAGCGGCTATATATACAGATGGAAGTTGTCACCCCCAAAGTGGCCAGGGAGCATGGGTTGCCATCATATTGACAGACGGGGGGAAAGTGGTCTTATCTGGCAGCGTACAAGACACTACACATAACAGGATGGAACTATCCGCAGTAATAGAAGGAATAAAATATGCTCAAAACAATTTTAAAGACATCCAACACCTGCACATTTACGCTGATAGCCAGTATGTAACGGGATTGATGGAGCGACAATATAAACTTAGCCATGCAAACTTCATTACCAGTAAGGGAACTATTATACGTAATGCAGACATGGTGCAGGAACTCTATCGCCTGGGGGCACAGATTCAATTGATTTTTACCAAAGTAAAAGCGCATCAGAAACAGGGTATGAATATCAATTATAATATTGATGCAGATAAACTGGTAAGAAAGATCATGAGAGAAGAGTTGCGTAAAAGAACCTTTTGA
- a CDS encoding MerR family transcriptional regulator, which produces MSSEMYSIKDLENLSGIKAHTIRIWEKRYKIVQPGRTDTNIRFYTNEDLKKLLNISMLSQYGFKISAISEMSDEEIANKISGLKIVNQQDTYSDSLLLSLINLDEQLFNKTFLDIVMTEGFENTIIKHIFPFFRRIGIMWQIGTINPAQEHFISNLIRNKIIVATERITRVVNQDLGTALLFLPENELHEIGLLFFNYILRSRGFKTIYLGQSVPYESLDRIVTACDFAFIVTNLTTPLSEDDFMKYCRTVCLAVPGSKVYFTGPIPENVNKHLPDNALFKKDLLTLLNISEE; this is translated from the coding sequence ATGTCATCTGAAATGTATTCAATTAAGGATCTCGAAAACCTATCGGGCATTAAGGCACATACTATTAGAATCTGGGAGAAGAGATATAAAATTGTACAGCCAGGTAGAACAGATACGAATATCCGTTTCTATACCAATGAAGACCTCAAAAAACTACTGAATATCAGCATGTTGTCACAATATGGCTTTAAAATTTCAGCCATCAGTGAAATGAGCGATGAGGAGATTGCAAACAAAATATCAGGACTTAAAATTGTAAACCAGCAAGATACATATAGCGATAGTTTACTTTTAAGCCTCATCAATCTGGATGAACAACTATTTAATAAAACATTTCTGGATATAGTGATGACTGAAGGCTTTGAAAATACCATCATTAAACACATTTTCCCATTTTTCCGCCGTATTGGTATTATGTGGCAGATTGGTACGATTAATCCTGCCCAGGAGCATTTTATCTCCAATCTCATCCGGAACAAGATCATAGTTGCCACCGAACGAATTACCCGTGTAGTAAACCAGGATCTTGGCACCGCGTTATTATTCCTGCCAGAAAATGAGTTGCATGAGATCGGACTACTATTTTTTAATTATATACTGAGATCACGGGGATTTAAGACCATATATCTTGGGCAATCTGTTCCTTATGAAAGTCTTGACCGTATTGTTACAGCATGTGATTTCGCATTTATTGTCACAAATTTAACGACCCCTTTATCAGAGGATGATTTTATGAAATATTGCAGGACTGTGTGCCTGGCCGTTCCAGGCTCAAAAGTTTATTTTACAGGACCTATTCCGGAAAATGTCAATAAACATTTACCAGATAACGCCTTGTTTAAAAAAGACCTGCTGACATTGCTGAATATTTCGGAGGAATAA